The following nucleotide sequence is from Sphingomonas swuensis.
CCACCCGCGCTACGAGGCGCTCCACGCCGAAGAGGCGAAGGCGCACATCCTGCCGATCCTGCGCGAGCTTGCCGGAATGGCGGCGGCGGCCGACGTCCACCTGACGATCGACGCCGAGGAAGCCGACCGGCTCGAGCTTCAGATGGACCTGCTCGCGGCGCTGGTTGCCGACGACAGCCTGTTCGCGGGCGGCTGGACCGGTCTCGGAATCGCGCTCCAGGCCTATGCCAAGCGCGCGCTGCCGGTCACCCAGTGGGTGATCGACCTTGCCCGCGCGCACGGCCGCACGCTGATGGTCCGACTGGTCAAGGGCGCTTATTGGGACAGCGAGATCAAGGTCGCGCAGGTTGGCGGCTATGACGACTATCCGGTGTTCACCCGCAAGGTCGCGACCGACGTCTCCTATCTCGCCTGCGCCCGGCTGCTGCTAGCCGCGACCGACTGCATCTACCCCGCCTTCGCGACCCACAATGCGACAACCATCGGCGCGATCAAGGCGCAGGCGACCGCCCCGTTCGAGTTCCAGCGCCTCCACGGCATGGGCGAGGGCCTCTACGAGGGCCTGGCCAGGCTCGAGGCCGAGCTCGGGCAGCCGCAGACCCCGGTCCGCATCTACGCGCCGGTCGGAAGCCACAAGGAACTGCTCGCCTATCTCGTCCGCCGCCTGCTCGAGAACGGCGCCAACTCCTCCTTCGTCAATCGAATCGCCGACGCCGAGGTCGGATTGGACGAGCTGACCCGCGATCCCGTCGCGCAGCTTGCCGCCATGACGCCGCGCCGCAATCCGGCGATCCCCTGCCCGGGCGAGATGTTCGGCTCGGCCCGCCGCAACTCGTCGGGCTGCGACCTGACCGATCCCAACGTCCGCGAGCCGCTGCTCCGCCGGCTTGCCGAGCTCGAGAAGCGCCAGTGGACCGGGGGCGAGGGCAACGGAACCCGGGCGGCGATCCGCTCGCCGTTCGACACCGCGCAGCAGGTCGGCGAGGTCATCGAGACCAGCCCGTCCGATCTCGACTCGATGCTCGGCCGCGCGGCCGCGGCGCAGAGTGGCTGGGACCAGCTCGGCGGCGAGGAGCGCGCGCGCCTGCTCGACCGCACCGCCGACCTGTTCGAGGATCATCGCGAGGATTTCTACTCGCTCTGCATCCGCGAGGCGGGCAAGACCCTGCCCGACGCGGTGCTCGAAGTGCGCGAGGCCGTCGACTTCCTCCGCTACTATGCGGCCGAGGCGCGCCGCCTGGCGAAGCCGGTGCAGCTGCCCGGACCGACCGGCGAGCTCAACGAGCTCCGCCACCATGGCCGCGGCGTATGGGCCTGCATCAGCCCGTGGAACTTCCCGCTCGCCATCTTCACCGGCCCGGTCGCCGCCGCGCTCGCCGCGGGCAACGCAGCGATCGCCAAGCCCGCCGAGCAGACCCCGCTGATCGGCGCGCTCGCGATCCGGCTGATGCACCAGGCCGGGATCCCCGCCGACGTCGTCCAGCTCGCCGTCGGTGACGGTAGGGTCGGGGCCGCGCTGGTGGCGCACCGGCTGACCGCCGGGGTCGCCTTCACCGGCTCGACCGCGGTCGCCAAGGCGATCAACCGCACGCTTGCGGACCGCGACGGTCCGATCGTCCCGCTGATCGCCGAGACCGGCGGGCAGAATGCGATGATCGTCGACAGCTCGGCGCTACCCGAGCAGGTCACCCGCGACGTCGTCGCCTCGGCCTTCCAGTCGGCGGGCCAGCGCTGCTCGGCGCTGCGCGTGCTGTTCGTCCAGGACGATGTCGCCGACACGATGCTGACGATGATCCGCGGCGCGATGGAAGCGCTGACGATCGGCGATCCGCGGCTTCCCACCACCGATGTCGGCCCGGTCATCGATGCCGACGCCAAGGCCGCGCTCGACGCGCATGTCGCCGAGCTCCGTGCCGCCGGGCGGATCGTCGCCGAACTGCCGCTGCCGGCGAATAACGGCAGCTTCGTCGCCCCGGTGATCGCCGAGCTGCCCAGCCTCGCCAGCCTCAAGGACGAGCATTTCGGGCCGGTCCTCCACGTCATCCGGTGGAAGTCGGGCGAGCTCGATCATGTCATCGACCAGATCAATGCCACCGGCTTCGGCCTCACCCTCGGCCTTCAGAGCCGGATCGACACGGTGGCCGAGCAGGTCGCGCGGAAGGCTCGCGTCGGCAACCTCTACATCAATCGCAACCAGATCGGCGCGGTGGTCGAGAGCCAGCCGTTCGGGGGCGAGGGGCTGAGCGGCACCGGGCCCAAGGCTGGCGGCCCGCACTACGTCGCGCGCTTCGCGACCGAACGGGTGACCTGCATCGACACCACCGCGGCAGGCGGCAATGCCACGCTGATGGCGGCGATCGACTAGACCGCGGTTCCGACCAACTTGCCGATGCCGGCGGTGATCGCCATCGCCAGCGCGCCCCAGAAGAAGACCCGGAAGGTGGCCTTGCCGACCGGCGCCCCGCCGCTCCTCGCGCCGATCGCGCCGAGCAGCGCGAGGAACAGCAGCGAGGCGCCGGTGACCGCGATGATCATCGTCCGCCCGACCGGCGTCAGGAAGGTGACCAGCAGCGGCAGGCTGGCTCCCGCAGTAAAGGTCGCGGCGGACGTCAGCGCGGCCTGAACCGGCCGGGCCGAGGTGACGTGGCTGATGCCCAGCTCCTCGCGGGCGTGGGTGCCGAGGGCGTCCCTGGCCATCAGTTCCCTCGCGACCTCGTCGGCGGTCGCCGGCGAGACCCCGCGCTCCTGGTAGAGCCGCGACAGTTCCTGATGCTCGAATTCGGGTGACTGCTCGAGCTCGGCGCGCTCGCGGGCGAGATCGGCCTTTTCGGTGTCGGACTGCGAGCTGACCGAGACATATTCGCCAGCCGCCATCGACATCGCGCCCGCGACAAGGCCCGCGACCCCGGCCAGCATGACCTCGGCCTTGCCCGAGGCGGCGGCCGCCACTCCGACGATCAGGCTTGCGGTGGAGACGATCCCGTCATTGGCCCCGAGCACCGCGGCCCTGAGCCAGCCGATGCGCTCCACCAGATGGCGTTCCACATGTGACCGCATCGTCCCGCTCCCTGACCGTGCCTGCAGGAGCAAGGATGCGACTGCCGGGCCTCCGGCGCAATGCAGGCACGAAAAAGGGCCGGTGCGGACACCGGCCCTTCCTTGTCCGTCAGCCGGGGATCAGTCGCAGCGCACGTTGCCGCGGGCGATCGCCTGGCCGAGTGCTGCGCCGATCGCGCCGCCGGCGATGGTCCGAAGGGTCTGCGAACCCCCGATGTTGACACGGTTGCCGAGCAGCGCGCCAACGCCAGCACCGATGATCAGGCCGGTGGTCCCGTCATTGCGGCGGCAATAGTAGCGGCCGTTCTGACCCCGGTAGATGCGGTCGTTGTAGCTCAGGCGACGCTCGGGATAGTAGCTGCCGCTGCGATAGTAGCGGTCGGCGTAATAGCGATTGTAGCCCGGTTCGAAGCGATTGTAGTCGTACGAGCTGTAGCGGCGCCAGTCGCGGGTGTCGCGGCGCTGGGCACGGTTGAGCTCGCGGCGGCATTCGCGCAGCTCGCGGCGATACTCCGCCCGGCTGTCGGCGCGGCGAAGCTCGCGGTTGCACTCGCGCAATTCTCGATTTGCGTTGCGATTCTGCGCTTCGGCGGGGGATGCCACCAGCAGCGGGCTGGCAAGGGCAGCGGCTCCGGCGGCGATGAGGATGGTCTTCATGGGTCTGTCTCCGCTTCGGTCGGCTAACCGACGATGCGTAACCAACCCGGTCGCTCAGGCCCCGGTTGCGTGAACCTAAAACAACAAGGGATTCATCTCCAGGCGATGCCTGATCGCCTGGAAGCCGCGCCTTGCGAGATGGTTGAAAATGGCTCCCCGAGTTGGATTCGAACCAACGACCAAGTGATTAACAGTCACCTACTCTACCGCTGAGCTATCGGGGAACGATGCCTGGGCGAGCGGGCCTATGGCGTAGCTTCCGGGCCTTGGCAAGACCAATCAGGTGGCAAATTGCTCGGCGGCGATGCGTTCGTCGAGTGCGTGGTCGGGATCGAACAGCAGGGTCAGCGGACGCGAGCGGTCGAGCGACACTTCGACCAGACTGACGTCGCGGACCTCGAACTGGTCGGCGACCGCGGCGACCAGCCGGTCGGCGGGCTCGTGCACGCGGAAGCAGACGCTGGCGTCGTCGGTGAGGATTGCGCCCGACCAGCGCCGAGGGCGAAACGGAGCGATCGGCGTCAGCGCCAGAAGCGGCGCCGAGAGCGGCAGGATCGGACCACCGGCGGAGAAGTTGTAGGCGGTGGAGCCCGCCGGGGTCGCCACCAGAACGCCGTCGCTGACCACCTCGGGGAGCACCACCCGGCCGTTGACGATGACCTCGATTTTCGCCGCCTGCCGCGTCTCGCGGAGCAGCGAGACCTCGTTGATCGCGGCATGGGTCCATTCGTCGCCATGAATGGTCTCGGCGCGCATGGTCAGAGGGAGGACATTGACCGCCTTGGCCGAGGCGATGCGCGCGCCGAGATTGTCGAGCCGCCACTCGTTCATCAGGAAGCCGATGGTGCCGCGATTGATCCCGAACACCGGGCGCGCCTCGCCGCCGTCGAGCATCTGGTGGAGCGTGTGAAGCATGAAGCCGTCGCCGCCGAGCGCGACGAGGATCCGGGCATTCTGCTCGTCGGCAAACAGGTAGCGGCGGCGAAGCATGGCCGCTGCGGCCTGCGCGGCCTCGCCTCGGCTGGCGACCAGCGCGATCCCCTCGGCGGCAAGGTCGATCCGGGTCGGCGAGGCCGGGAATGCGTCGGCGTTCAACAGCTGTCGTCCTCGTCGGTGAGTGGCTTCGGCCAGCATAGCCGGGGAGGGAGGGAGCCGCCACCGTCCCGTTTCGGACCATTGCCGCCAGCATCGCTGTGCTCCCCGCGACAATGCGCTAGAAGGATCGGGACATGACCGCCGGCTCCCTTCCTCCGCCGCTCCGCCCGGCCCGCCGGAGCAGCGATCATCTGGCGTCGCCGCTGCCCGCCTTTCCGGCTCCCGACGCGCTGGTCTCGCGCCTGCTCGCGCGCGACGAGGTAACGCTCGCCTTCCAGCCCCAGTGGGAGATTGCGACGGGCAGGGTGGTCGGGGTCGAGGCGCTTGCCCGCGGCCCCGACGGGACAACGCCCGAGGCGCTGTTCGCGAGGGCCACCGCCGCCGGGCTCGGCGAACGGCTGTCGCGCGCGGTTCAGCGCAAGGCGCTCCGGACCGCCGCGAGCTGGACCGGACCGCTCGCCGACTTGCGCCTGTCGCTCAACCTCCTCCCCGAGGATCTCGCCCGGCCG
It contains:
- the putA gene encoding bifunctional proline dehydrogenase/L-glutamate gamma-semialdehyde dehydrogenase PutA, producing MTGKGGALDRAAIRRDYRRDEEQVVAERLEQARLDPKQEREAEAIARALVGHVRGSKPAGLDAFLHAYDLGSDEGIALMCLAEALLRIPDARTADELIHDKLSGPDWSEKMGESHSPFVNAATFSLLLTGKVLDGANDRTASWTAALGRAVGRLGEPVIRTAVGQAMKILGGQFVFGRTIDEALSRAAPERKKGLSHSFDMLGEAARTMADAQRYAEAYRGAIRRIAAEAGEGVVNSPGISVKLSALHPRYEALHAEEAKAHILPILRELAGMAAAADVHLTIDAEEADRLELQMDLLAALVADDSLFAGGWTGLGIALQAYAKRALPVTQWVIDLARAHGRTLMVRLVKGAYWDSEIKVAQVGGYDDYPVFTRKVATDVSYLACARLLLAATDCIYPAFATHNATTIGAIKAQATAPFEFQRLHGMGEGLYEGLARLEAELGQPQTPVRIYAPVGSHKELLAYLVRRLLENGANSSFVNRIADAEVGLDELTRDPVAQLAAMTPRRNPAIPCPGEMFGSARRNSSGCDLTDPNVREPLLRRLAELEKRQWTGGEGNGTRAAIRSPFDTAQQVGEVIETSPSDLDSMLGRAAAAQSGWDQLGGEERARLLDRTADLFEDHREDFYSLCIREAGKTLPDAVLEVREAVDFLRYYAAEARRLAKPVQLPGPTGELNELRHHGRGVWACISPWNFPLAIFTGPVAAALAAGNAAIAKPAEQTPLIGALAIRLMHQAGIPADVVQLAVGDGRVGAALVAHRLTAGVAFTGSTAVAKAINRTLADRDGPIVPLIAETGGQNAMIVDSSALPEQVTRDVVASAFQSAGQRCSALRVLFVQDDVADTMLTMIRGAMEALTIGDPRLPTTDVGPVIDADAKAALDAHVAELRAAGRIVAELPLPANNGSFVAPVIAELPSLASLKDEHFGPVLHVIRWKSGELDHVIDQINATGFGLTLGLQSRIDTVAEQVARKARVGNLYINRNQIGAVVESQPFGGEGLSGTGPKAGGPHYVARFATERVTCIDTTAAGGNATLMAAID
- a CDS encoding VIT family protein; the protein is MRSHVERHLVERIGWLRAAVLGANDGIVSTASLIVGVAAAASGKAEVMLAGVAGLVAGAMSMAAGEYVSVSSQSDTEKADLARERAELEQSPEFEHQELSRLYQERGVSPATADEVARELMARDALGTHAREELGISHVTSARPVQAALTSAATFTAGASLPLLVTFLTPVGRTMIIAVTGASLLFLALLGAIGARSGGAPVGKATFRVFFWGALAMAITAGIGKLVGTAV
- a CDS encoding NAD kinase, whose amino-acid sequence is MNADAFPASPTRIDLAAEGIALVASRGEAAQAAAAMLRRRYLFADEQNARILVALGGDGFMLHTLHQMLDGGEARPVFGINRGTIGFLMNEWRLDNLGARIASAKAVNVLPLTMRAETIHGDEWTHAAINEVSLLRETRQAAKIEVIVNGRVVLPEVVSDGVLVATPAGSTAYNFSAGGPILPLSAPLLALTPIAPFRPRRWSGAILTDDASVCFRVHEPADRLVAAVADQFEVRDVSLVEVSLDRSRPLTLLFDPDHALDERIAAEQFAT